The following nucleotide sequence is from Pungitius pungitius chromosome 6, fPunPun2.1, whole genome shotgun sequence.
TTTCTGTTGACATGTAAGGGGTTTCAGGCCTCTCCAAGTACTGCTTTAGATTAGCATGGCTTTCACTCTGCACATAGAGGTCACATTACCTCACCACGTCTAGGACCCGTGTTGCCAGTTCTCACTGAACATCTCAATTTTGTCTGATGAAATCCCATTAGAATGACAACCCCCCCATCTCTATCTCTTTGATCATTTAGAATTCAGATAAAACGTGTCAAAAAGTCTCTaactcttctctcttcttttgcAGAGATGCCGAACACTAAGGAGATATCACCATGAGACAACGGAGAGACTTACTAAATCTTTACGTGGCACACATCTTAAAGCCCtaaaaaaaactctaaaagcCTGGAAAATACAAAGGgatcaaactcaaaatcaaatgtCCAGATAATCTGACGGATGGAAACAAACTACACTGCAATCACACAGATTCAAACACGCAAAGTCCTTTTATACCCAGCAAAAAATGTTATGCTAGTGAACCAAtctgagagcagagaggaatCTGAGGATCATCAATGCCATAACCCCTGAGAAAACAAGTTGAAATAGATTTCTGACCCGCCAGAGTCAAACAGTCTAACAATGCTGAgaaagggaaaatgaaaaacGGCCTTATCGCACTTATCAATGGCTGTTCTTCTATGCGTATGTGCGTTACGTAAGGGGAAACGGAAGCCAGCCTCCCAGGACAGGAACGGATACTTGAGTTAAGGACTGACGCTACAAGCCCTCCACCGCCACAGAGAGAGTGGAGCACAAGACCCTTTAGGGTGTATGGCtgcacccctccacccccagctTCAAAAGTGAACTCTGCAAACTGGACATTACAAACGCGTgacgagagccccccccccctctgtaatGCTGGCCTTCTCTTCAACATTCTTCAGTCTCCCTCTGTCAAAGGGGCAATTCACCGCCTGCTACAAAACCCAGGCAGCTTTTTTAAAACAGGATGTTTGTCTGAGGCCTCCTTCCCCTCAAATAAACAATCCGCAAAACCTGATTTCGGGGAGGCAGGGTGGAAGCACTCGAGTCACATTATTTCCACATCCCGTATCCTGGAGCATTGGCGTTCCTGAGGGAGTGTGGGCGGCCAGGCGCTGGGAAGGCTCAGGGCTGCGGTGGAAACCTGAGGCCATGTGCCAGGCTGCAGGGGGAGATGAGCCCAGGCTGCTTCACTCCGGGGTCTGTGGGactgagcgagggggggggggggtcatgcctcaaggtggggaggggggcattgCTAACATGCTGACACTCCACTCCGGGCCGGACTTCTGTTGGAGCAGTGCAGGGTCACAGTACTGCCGCTGCATGAAGACAGCTGGATGTCTCACAGTAGGAGATGGATGTATACACTAAAGACTTCATTCTAAAGCAATTAGATAATAGAAGAGATATGAATGAACCGTTTTTGGCCGGGGAGCAGATTAAATGGTGACTGGACTTGCCTTCATACGCGGCCTTTCTAGTTGTCTCACCCATCAAAGTGCTTCACTCTACATGTCAACATGTACCCATTCACTTACTACCCATCAGTTATACGCTGATGGAAGAAGCTGCCAAACAGGATCCCACTTGATCATTAGGATCTAAACAAATTCACATTCACACAAGTGGCAAACATTTGGGGTTGAGGATCTTGCTGGATTAGACTTCCACCTGTGGACCAGTGGAACCGCTGGTCATCTGATTAGAACACTGAGCCACAGCCAAATATAATGTTTTCAGATGCAAACGGTAGATATTCTTTTGAGTTGACTCCCAGCAGAAGTTGAATCATATGCTATTCACTAGAACAGGTTCCAGTTGAATCTACTTTCAAGAGAAGCGGTGTGTGTCTTGATTAGATCTTTGAATTATTCCACGAATTCCCACTGTCTCGCTGACAGAGTGAATAGTTTGATACTTAAGGCCGCTCCCTGACACAGACTGACAGGCTGTGATTACTATTGACTGCACAATTTAATTGGCCTTGCTCTCATGCGTGTGAATGTATGTGAGGATCCCTCTGCACGTATGTATATAAGGGCCcagaggaagaaacaaagaCTCAATATATCAACAGAAGCTTCACAGATGCGTTTTTCGTGGCACCAGCACCTCCGCATTGTACTCTGTAATTTCCTTGAGCAATCTGTTGCGTGACTCACATGAGGCCCTGCCCATCTATCTTTTAACAGCCCTGTTCTGCCTGGAAGAATCAGTCAATACCAGAGTGGACCTGACACAGGGACCGTCTGCCTGTCTGCAGATGAGACATCCAGAGAGACAGCGCTGGCCTTTCCTGCCGAGGCAGATGGAAGAGCGCAATGTGTGTGATTAGTGTGTGGGAACCCTGGCTCCCTGCTGGTGCCCTCTTCCGTAATATCCACGTTTAACAACTTTCAACCTTCCCGCTCTACCGGTCCAACTTCGCTACCCACTCaggaaataaagaaagagaataagaaaacaaaagtacaaTGAAATGTAAGGGAGCTCCTCCATTTACATTGGCGATGTCCACCTACACCAAAAGGAGTGTGTGCACACCGTGTTATGCTGACAAATTCCACTGGGTGGATTGTGGACACAACTTCTGATGGCTGAAGAACGTAGGCAAACTGGAGCAAACAAATTCCAAAAAGTGACACTTCCTCATCAATGGCTGAACTTGTTAAGTAGCAACGCAAGGTCCATCTTGGCATTCCTCCCTCACATTGAGAGCAGCTTCACAACAAAGAAGAGACAAGCATAAAGAGCCCCGAATGTCAGGGACAATGTGACGGACATAACAGTTTGAATGTCCAGGGGGGAAAGACACCACCTCAGACGGTCATACAGGAAGCAATGAGACCTGCTTCAAAGGGCTTCACTCTGAGGTCCTCACCGAGGCCCAGGCAGCGAGGAAACAGGTGCGAGGGCacattccctcacacacacacacacacacgcacacacagcgctAAGGTATACAAGCTGGGTCCGCTCATGACGTAAACAGATATCACAGAGCGCCTGGTGGGGCTGCCTCACCCCCCACACAGCCACGCTTAAATAAAACACTGTGAATGGTTCAAATGTCTATGACCACACAGTAACTGGAGGCGTGACACTGAGAGTATTGCAATAATGTGCACATGGGGGAAGCTTTTGAAGACTGCATAAATAAGAACATTTTAACGCTTTGACGAGAATCCAGCTAGAGGGATGACAGCGATGCAACTATCATGAACGTATATATAGTGTATCTATTGAAAGATCTGCCTTATATTGGCACGGCACTAAATAAACTAAAGCAGAGGGAGAATTACCTTTCAAATTCCactgaatatattatttatattgatGGATACAGTAGAACAAGCTTATCTAACAAACCAGCGGGTATCCCATTCTCCACAATTGTGTATTTGACTACACCCCACACATCCACCAAGTGCCCCCCAGACCCGCTGTTAAAGAGGTTTACTTTCCTGCTGCATGAGGGGATGAGACTGGATCCCGTACAACTCTggttacacacagacactgcAGGGGGATTCACAGGGAAAGTCATCTCCGGGTCAACAGCGGGTAACTTGACAATATGCATTACATGCCTACGTGTAAAAGCAGGACTAACCAGGGTTTATAAGAAGGCCTCAGGGCTCTTGGTCTTATGATTGGTCATTTATCGTTTATCTCACTGACAAGATGTTTCGTTTCACTCTTTCACGCATCCAAAACCAAAGACCCATCATACGGTCCAAATGCAACATACATGGTAATCAGAGACAAACTGGATGCAGAGTTTAGCTCTCAGCATGGTAAACTACCACCCTGCAGGAAACTGGTCATTCCACCTCCCCCAGTCCAAGTTGTGCAGCGTGTGAACCTGGATGGCCTTTACGTGCAGCGACACAGTTGGAAGAAACCAAAGCCTAGCACGTCTAGGATCCTCCCTCCTCACCGCAGTCTCTGAGGAATTGTGGTGCGCGCTCTGACAAGCCCCTCATTTGTTGACTCAGGGAGTGTCGCCGGGCCATGCTGAGGTGGTGACAGCATGTGTTGGGAGGAGGGGTCCCTCGCTGACTTAATACTTCACTGCCAGGTAGCCAACTGCTCGGTgtccgggggtgggggggtgggggggcgtctGAGCCACAGCAGACCCTTTTAACAGGAAATGTTGTTCCCCGCAAGTTCAAAAATGAGGGCTCTGACTCCCCGTCTACATGACACTGAACGTGCTGGCCGCGGATCTAATGTgaaggggggcggtggggggggggggggagcatgctTACTCCAATGCCATGAGAAGggagtgtttcatttcaaatcagAGGACAGGACTGTTTCTACTCGCTTCCTTTGGTGTGGCCCCATTCACAGGAGAAACATTTCCCTGAACCCACCCCTCCCTGCAGCCCACTTACAGTCAGGCTTGGTGGGAGTtgtatgtgtgagtgtatgcacacacatacgcatGTGCACGGctatgtgtgcttgtgtgtgagaTTCTGAGTGAGCTTGGATCTTATTACAGTTTGATCCCACTCAAATAtttctgaaagaaaaacagaggagGGGAGGCTGATGCACACGCCCCGCTGAACCTCTGCACCGCTTACAATGAAACCTTTATCTTTAAAGGTCCGTCTGTTTGTACTGGCCCTTAATGAGGAGTAATAAAGTGAAACGTTGTAATTAAATTACCTTTCCGGGTTTGCGTATTCACCCAGTTACACTCAAAAGTTATGCAGAGTAGAGTGTTAAAGTACAATCTGTACCTTCTTTTTCtaatcatgtttttatttgaccatTTTAGGAGAATGCAGTACTAAACAAAGTGATGGTTGATGTGTCATATAGACTCTGTATGTTGATTTTTAGATTGTTGATAATCGATTAAATCCTATTTGCAAAGACATGTAAACACATCAGTATGAAATACACTTATCTGGTAACTACAAATGAACATCTGTCTATGATCTTAATTACTCTAGAAACTTAAGTTATACTTCAGGGAAAAAGGCCCTAAGCTATGTACTAATTTTTATCCTGCGGATCATTCTATCATCAAATATctcttttaatctttttaataTTTGAGAACTTTTTAATAGTGAGAGAACTTTGCCTCTATAGAAAGTCACTCTTCATTCAAGCTAGTTAATGAGTCACTGTGAGGGGCCCTTTGACTTCAAACAGCTGCTCACAGATATGTCCAAAATCATGTCAAAACATGAGCACATCTAAGTTGATATTTACTTTAGTATCTACTACATGTCCATACTTATATGTACTGTGTGGCAAACCACACTTCTGCTACAAACAGcattcaaccccccccaaaagttATACGTCTACTGTgccaactgaaaaaaatgaatgcggCCTCCTTTCGCCAGTATGAAcctcccaacaaaaaaaaaacacaccaacttGAGTGACAGATTACTTCAGTATTTACAGAGTGCCTCCTCTGGGATGACAAACTTCTGCTAATCATTCATAAAATCAGGAATAGTCATTTGGAGACCGGCCACAGTTGGAAAAACACACCCACCTGAAAATTCCCCTGGTGTTGTATTTGGTGAGCTGGCTGCCTCAGTTTCAGTGTAAGACAATGTGGAGTCTGACAGATCTGTGGGGACAcaaaacagaaatgattaaGCACTGGATCGCTAACCTGCCTGCGCTTCTTCGTTTGATTGAGGAAATGTTTcttggtttcccccccccacgtctcaTCTCAAAGCTTCCAGTTTGCCAGTAACTGTAACCAATTAAGAGCCATTAACATTTTCCACATcgctttcattctttttttctttctttcctgttAAACCAAAGCTTCAACAAAAGGCTGTCTGTACCCCTTGCGGGCCCATAATATCTGAAATGATggggtgaaaaacacaataaatcaAGTGCAAAAACAATACAGCATCTACCTGGTTAGAAATCCTAACGCAGAGGAGCGGTGTTAGCAGCAGAACTCAGATAAAACACAAGCATCAGGTGTAGCACTCACCCAGTGGCTTGTGTTCTTCATTCGGGGAAAGCCTTGAATAAGGAGGTGGGGGTGACTCTGTAACACAAAACAATTCATGTCAATAAGATAATAAAAAGGGAGGAAATGTTGTTTAAAGAAACGCAGGTAAAACTCAACTCCTACTTTGATATCACTAAATATAAGAAACTGACAAATAAGCATTTTAAACTTGAATTAAGTTGTGTACTATTAAAGGATGTTTTATTTAACTGAAGCAGTCATTACAACAACCAGAGAGACAAACTACACCTTTAGGTTTGCAGTTTGTCAAATCTCATAAAATATCTGCGTTTTAACTAAACTCTTTGTTCTTTGATTTCATCCAATAAACAGAGgagaaattaagaaaataactcgcaaaaagaaagaaagcacaaagaaaagcaaactgTGTGAGCACACAGTGACCTCGCCTGCAGAGAAGAGGGGGGAAGGAGAAAAGCATAATAGCAGCGCGTCCTTTAAGAGTGGCGGCAGTAATTGCTGGGATCTGAACTCAGTCACTCAGATACACAGCTAGTCAGTCTGGCGCCAGTAGTATGCAAACTGTATATTATCACCACTCCTTCACCTAAATAGCATGAGGGGACCTCCTTAGGACAAAAGGGCTTTTAGTGAGAAACTTGAAACTGATCTCATGTGAAAAGTATAATGCTtggcaaaataaaaggaaaatgttttcaCCCAACCTCAATTTAagctctctgtaatacattgttttattctttaaaaactCTTACATAAGACCTAACAGAAGTAGTTTATTTTCATACTACACAAAAATCGCCCCCAAATAGATTCAACATTGTCGAATTCTCCAATCctacttgtttaaaaaaaaaaatgtttaagcatatatttcatttaaaacacatttcatgtgCTAAATGTTAGTTTGACGTATCTGTTGCCCTCCCCATTTGCAATCAATGTGAAAAAACACTTAATACGGTTTTGTTCAAAGCCCCCCTTCTTGAATAGCATGAAAGAAATACCAACTCTATCGAGCCACGCATGAGCGCATGTGAGATATGTCTACTACGAGCCTCAGTCCCAATATGGGGTGTGTGGCCCTCTCCCTCTCCGGAGTCAGTGGGGTCGAGTGGCCTTGCGTTTCAGGGTTGCCAAATCACAGGCTCGCCCCCCTGCCAAACTAGAATCTGTTTAATATAGGTCAGGGAAGTTCTGCCACAGATAGCTCATTGATTGTGAAGCCTAATCCccgaccacaacaacaaaaacggatcTCAGCCACCAGGTCCACACCTCTGATTGAGTCTTTACTGTCATGTTATATACTCCATTGATACTTCAGTCTACTTGGCATCAGACCTGCAGCAAGCATAGGTAAGATCTGAACATGTCTGTGATGACAATCACACTAAAGCATTCAGACACACTCAAGATGTCATGTACTTTATGTTATTAGGGAATTTGTGAAATACTTGCTGCTGGTGCTTCATATAAAAACCCAGATTTGGAAGGCTTGCATGAGCAATGCTCAGGAGTACACCCAACTGTTCTAATGCACCTTTCAAGGCAACTGAAATGTCTAACAAGTGACTAACGtattaaaacaaagcaatatTTTCTCCTGAATATACTAATCCTAATTAGGATACCGTCAGAAAAACATAAGAAAGAAATAGTCCTCAGCTCAATGAGGATTTCATTATTCTTCACCTTGCCATGAGGATGACTTGAGGAATCACTATTAATTAAATCTCTCAGTATGAAAGCAACCCGGGCAACAGCACACAAATAAAACGTGGGGATAGTGAAATATTTTCAGTGCATATTACAAAGTGTTTGGGTGAAAGGACCCAAGGAGGATATTGGCCAAGCTGTTGTATATTTGCAGCATTTACTTGCACGTTTATGGAACATAGGAATGTCCACAAGCAAAGGTGGTCTACAAAACTGTGGTCAAGAACCGAATAGTCCAAGAAAACCTATGGAGAAAGCATGCGTGCAAAGACCCAGATGAGACTGGGACTCCGGTGACTGTAAGGTGCTGGATGAACCCAGCTTAGATGCCCTTACCTGGCCCACAGAGCCGGCTGTAGTGATAGGGGTTGCAGCATAACGTCGGACCGTCCAGAGCCCCAAAGCTCTTACACTCACAGAGCGGCTTGAGCTGCGCAGAGAGCTGGAGGTCGGACCAGCGGTACAGTTTACACACCAGCAGCTGTGGGGATGCCACATGGCCGCCCAACCTCAGCTCTGTCCGGGGAATCATAACACAGTCGCTGGGCATTCCCCCCCTGGACTCCACTGCCTCCAGTAAGGTATCCAGCGCCCTTTCCTTGAGCCTTTTTAAAAGAGAGTATGTGGCCGACTTCAGTTCTTGCTCCAACACCGTGCGCGGCATCGCCTCCTGCGCCTCCGGGGAGCCGCTATCCCGCGGTCCGAGGTTCCTCAGCACGAAGTGACACGACGCTGGTTCCGCGGTGCCCCGGGTGGCCGCCTCTGGACCCGCGAGCTCGGCGTGGTCCCGGTCTTTGAATAAGCAGCACGTCACCGTCCTGCACTCTCTGTCCTGCGTGGAGCGGGGGCTCCCTTGCTCCTGGACGCACACTGCAGCCCCATCGCGGTCCGACGTGAGCCACAAGCCGCTGCTGTCCACGGGGCTCCGGGCGCACAGACCCCCTATGTCCCCTCCGGGAGACCCGCTAGGGGTCATCGGTGTGAGCTCCCTTTTGGGAATTTTCTCTGGGTTGTTTCCGAACAGATCGTCCCGACAGCGCTCGCTAGTTGTGCCATTTCCATCTTCCCCTTCTTTATCTGGGATCAAACGGCTTCTCCAGAGTCGCCGCACAAGACCTGAGCGTTTCGTCCTGAACATACGACAACTTGAAAATCTATATGAGGGGTTTATTCTTGCACGGATATCCGAATATTACAGATACTTTTACGGTcattgcaaaccattaaaatcgGTGAAATGCCGTGCAATGCATGCACAGCCAATAGACGAGCATGTGTGGCAAACCCGCAACATTAGAGGGAAGgttattttgttgcatttaaaacaataataacGCGCAATAAATGCACTGCTGCAGGAGTCCgatcaaaatgcattcattgagCCGAATGTGCTGTGAATGACCAGGCGGGTGAGATTGTGATTTATTATCCAGGATCGCAGCGTAATTGACTGACTAAATGTTTGTTACGAACGAACGAAAACGGTGAAAAACATAATAGCATAACATAATATACTTGGAGACATAATCCAAAAACCAGGAGCCTTCAAGCAAAGACGGCAACTCGCAGACTGAAACAGTTTCGGACCTCTAGCAAGCTCAGATCTACTTTCTACACCGGCACGAACAGCATGAGATACCCGGAGGCGATTTAATCCCAAGAAAACTATAAATCAGGATCCTTGTCGTCTTCTTGTTAgaggactatttttttttttttttttttttttttaaatcccaacAAAATATCCACGGGAGTAGAAATGACACGAAGAGGAACAATCCGGGAATGAATCGCGCTCCTGCTTCTCCACTCAGATCTAAAAGCAAACTGCAGCCCGGCTCCCTTCCTTTctccctgtttctctctctttttcttttttttttctcccccccccccccccgcttcctcacacacacacacacacacacacgcccgcgcGCACGCGTATagacgcgcacacgcacacacatacgcgcacccacacgcaaacacacacggggCCCCCGAGGAgagcggtggagccattggctGACTACCATCATGTGCTAGTCTAGACACTTTGGCGGCTGTGAGCTGCACTGATTGTTGCGCAAACAAGGTTTCAAGTTTCTTAACTCTTAAAGGCGAAACACCCACCTCTACTTTTTAAGTTAAAGTTATGAAAACTTATTTACATCTGCGCTGCCAGCAGCGTGTGACTGttaggaggaaaaaacaactaaGGAGCCTTCAAGCAAgggtgctgtgttttttttaattccccaCTAAAAAGCCCCCTTCCCTTGCTTTTGAAAACTTTaagaatatgtatatatatataatttcagaTTCTGTAAATTTAGTGAAGGATGAAAGACTTTCGATTTGAAATTTAAAGTCAAATGTCTTTTACCAAGCTCACAATCAATGGGTCTCGAATTGAAATGTTCAATAGGACATTAGTTATACCACGTTACACTAGGAAGGCAATTCAAATATCCCTCACATGTAAAGTAACTTTTAAAAAGGAATCCGATTAATATAGtgattttatttagtttgaggTAAACATTTCATCAATAAAAAGGGAGCAAACCAAACCAGATTCGACCTTGAACCTAACTTGCATGTTGTGGggctgtgggaggaagctggaGAACCCACTACAGAACATGCAAAACACAGACGGGCCCGATCCTCTGCCTGTGAGCACTGCACCGTATTTACATCCTCCCCAGGTAACCAAGGCATGATGACAAGGACTGCAGTGCTGAGGGAACTTCAAATTGGGAGAAAATCTAGGTTAACATTAGTCAGATTATCATTGATGCGAGGTAGAGGAGATATGCATTCAGCAGCTACGATGAAGGAATGAGTTATGTTTGGAGCCCTCAGTCTTTGTTGTTGCATGGTTCATAAACCATGAAGTAAAGAACCTCACAGGATAGAATGtcaaaaatgaaacacaaaacattccAGGTCATCTTTTCACATACAGGTtaaccaaataaacaaatatttttgtgtttgattaCCAATTTCTGTCCTGCGTGGCTGTACAATACTCTGAAGTATGACAGCAGTAAAAAGTTAAGTGAGGCCTTTGCTGGTTCCGAAGTAATACTGCGACATGATGGGAACGGCACAGTGCCAAAAACCTAATAtgtttttacagtttaaaaagctttttgaaCCAATCATTTTACCATAACACCAGACAAATAATTCAGAAAGTCACAGTCCATCTACAtatttgtggttaatgtttcCCTAATGACAACAGAATATTATCATTATTCAAACTGCTGAGAACACGGGACCGACTCTTCCTGAAGGTGACGTTGGACCACGAAGCTTCGCTCATCCTTCTGAGCTCGGCCGTGGAGGTCCTTCAAGGAGCGGAGGTAAAGTGACCCCCATCACTGTAAATCTCCACTATGGTTGTGTTCATATTAACATAACATGCTATTCATTTGGTCTGTTTCATTACATTGGGTTTATATTGTTGGCATGTTATTATATTATCTTAGCTAGCTGGAGCTCAACTTGCCTTAGAAAGGTTTTCTGGCTAACAGCATAGCCAGTAAAGTAAACATGAATTTACTTTAGTAACTTTACAtgtgtttacttgtgcttttaAAGAACTCACTGCAGAACTGCAACGATTatcaagagggagaagagacCAGAAAATGAGTTAGCTAATAGAAACAGTGACATTTGAACCAGATCAAACTCATTTTATTGTTGAACATTAGTCCTTGTGGTAATGTCTGTCTTACTTCACCTAATGTATCAGCTCATCACATCATAGTTGCTTAATTCAAGCTGTTTGGTATAGTTGTATTAGCTTAATATTGACGAGTTTAACGGAACTTTATTGTACCATTGTTCTATATGTCACAAATGTTCCTTTTATCTcaacaaagaggaaaatgtgtctttgttaAAGACAGACATGGTGACCTGGAGCGATATGATTTTGTGTAGCATGTGTGCAAAGATTTGCACTGACATGTTAATACTGTATGTGAGGCACATGTGAAcccacagctgcacacacaatGCTTCTTTCAGAAGTTCAGAACATTGTGTGTCTAAAtgttctgttgtgtttgtttcacagtGACTTGTCATCAGAGATTAAGACTACAAACTAGATACTCCTCTTTCAAGTTGCTCTTGTTCTTGTCTTTGTG
It contains:
- the smad6b gene encoding mothers against decapentaplegic homolog 6b codes for the protein MFRTKRSGLVRRLWRSRLIPDKEGEDGNGTTSERCRDDLFGNNPEKIPKRELTPMTPSGSPGGDIGGLCARSPVDSSGLWLTSDRDGAAVCVQEQGSPRSTQDRECRTVTCCLFKDRDHAELAGPEAATRGTAEPASCHFVLRNLGPRDSGSPEAQEAMPRTVLEQELKSATYSLLKRLKERALDTLLEAVESRGGMPSDCVMIPRTELRLGGHVASPQLLVCKLYRWSDLQLSAQLKPLCECKSFGALDGPTLCCNPYHYSRLCGPESPPPPYSRLSPNEEHKPLDLSDSTLSYTETEAASSPNTTPGEFSDASMSPDAPKQSHWCNVAYWEHRTRVGRLYTVYEHSVSIFYDLPQGTGFCLGQLNLEHRSSTVQRTRGKIGYGILLSKEPDGVWAYNRSEHPIFVNSPTLDVPNSRTLVVRKVMPGYSIKVFDYERSFLLRHTTEVDLLDGPYDPNSVRISFAKGWGPCYSRQFITSCPCWLEILLNNHR